From a single Georhizobium profundi genomic region:
- the mutY gene encoding A/G-specific adenine glycosylase has protein sequence MARSAAQSAPSESIADALLAWYDRHHRELPWRVTPDRQQAGERADPYRVWLSEIMLQQTTVQAVGPFYAKFLALWPTVADLAAADEEDVLKAWAGLGYYSRARNLKRAAEAVVHDHGGAFPPDAAGLRSLPGIGDYTAGAVAAIAFNRAEPVVDGNVERVFTRLFAIETPLPAAKPEIRRLVATEVPDDRPGDFAQATMDLGATICTPRRPSCILCPLRDRCMALRDGDPERFPLKAAKKEKPVRRAAAFVAVDPAGAILLRKRPGTGLLAGMSEVPTSEFTARLDGDTSVDAAPFPAAWTLAGTIKHVFTHFELRLDVYRAELSERPATNIGWWSTRDDISGEALPTVMKKALACAIPDIF, from the coding sequence ATGGCCCGGTCCGCTGCGCAATCCGCTCCGTCCGAGAGCATCGCCGATGCCCTTCTCGCCTGGTACGACAGGCACCACCGCGAGCTGCCATGGCGGGTCACACCCGACCGGCAGCAGGCGGGCGAGCGCGCCGATCCCTACCGGGTGTGGCTCTCTGAAATCATGCTGCAGCAGACAACCGTGCAGGCCGTCGGACCATTCTATGCGAAGTTTCTGGCGCTATGGCCAACGGTCGCCGATCTCGCCGCGGCCGATGAAGAAGACGTGCTGAAGGCCTGGGCAGGGCTCGGCTACTACTCGCGCGCCCGCAATCTGAAGCGCGCGGCTGAAGCGGTCGTGCACGATCATGGCGGCGCGTTTCCACCGGACGCTGCAGGGCTCCGCTCGCTGCCGGGCATCGGCGACTATACGGCCGGCGCCGTGGCTGCAATCGCCTTCAACCGCGCCGAGCCCGTCGTCGACGGCAATGTGGAGCGGGTCTTCACCCGGCTCTTCGCCATCGAAACGCCCCTGCCCGCCGCCAAGCCCGAAATTCGGAGGCTGGTGGCGACGGAGGTTCCCGACGACCGTCCAGGAGACTTTGCCCAGGCGACCATGGATCTCGGTGCGACAATCTGCACGCCGCGACGGCCATCCTGCATCCTTTGCCCGCTGCGCGACCGCTGTATGGCGCTTCGCGATGGTGATCCGGAGCGATTTCCATTGAAGGCGGCCAAGAAGGAAAAGCCGGTCCGGCGTGCTGCTGCCTTCGTCGCGGTCGATCCCGCCGGCGCTATACTGCTGCGCAAGCGCCCCGGCACGGGTCTGCTGGCCGGCATGAGCGAGGTGCCGACCTCCGAATTCACCGCGCGTCTCGATGGGGATACGTCGGTCGATGCCGCGCCGTTCCCGGCTGCCTGGACTCTTGCCGGCACGATTAAGCACGTCTTCACCCATTTCGAATTGCGGCTCGACGTCTACCGGGCCGAGCTCTCCGAAAGGCCTGCGACCAACATCGGCTGGTGGTCGACCCGTGACGACATTTCAGGCGAAGCTTTGCCGACTGTCATGAAGAAGGCGCTTGCCTGCGCTATCCCCGACATCTTCTGA
- a CDS encoding HAD family hydrolase, whose product MDGLDLIIFDCDGVLVDSEIIAAEVEARILTEAGYPVEAGEMAERFAGLTWKDILLTVEREASIPLQATLLEKSEKLLDEKLAKSVKAIEGVATALRQLDAPRCICSNSSTKRLEIMLKRTQLWDSFAPNIYSAKSLGENRTKPKPDIFLHGAEQMKADPARVIVIEDSVHGVTAAQAAGMRVIGFTGASHAYPALAGRLMDAGAQTVVSRMADLPATVKALAGWSELI is encoded by the coding sequence ATGGACGGACTGGACCTCATCATATTCGATTGCGACGGCGTGCTCGTCGATTCCGAGATCATCGCAGCGGAAGTCGAGGCGCGTATCCTGACCGAGGCAGGCTATCCTGTCGAGGCTGGCGAAATGGCCGAGCGCTTCGCGGGCCTGACCTGGAAAGACATTCTGCTGACGGTCGAGCGCGAAGCGTCGATACCGCTTCAGGCGACACTGCTTGAAAAGTCCGAAAAGCTTCTCGACGAAAAGCTGGCCAAGAGCGTGAAAGCGATCGAGGGCGTGGCAACGGCACTGCGCCAGCTCGATGCGCCCCGGTGCATCTGCTCGAACTCTTCGACGAAGCGGCTCGAGATCATGCTGAAGCGCACGCAGCTTTGGGACAGTTTTGCGCCGAACATCTATTCGGCCAAGTCACTCGGCGAAAACCGCACCAAGCCGAAGCCCGACATTTTCCTGCACGGCGCCGAGCAGATGAAGGCGGACCCTGCCCGCGTCATCGTGATCGAGGACTCCGTCCACGGCGTTACGGCGGCGCAAGCCGCCGGCATGCGGGTCATCGGCTTTACCGGCGCCTCGCACGCCTATCCGGCGCTTGCCGGGCGGCTGATGGACGCCGGTGCCCAGACGGTCGTGTCTCGGATGGCGGATTTGCCGGCAACCGTGAAGGCACTTGCCGGCTGGTCGGAACTCATCTGA
- a CDS encoding HAD family hydrolase, giving the protein MTNAIRHIVFDIGKVLIHYDPDLPYKRLIPDEAERQRFFAEICTHEWNLEQDRGRTWEEAETLLIATHPDHAEHIRAFRQHWHEMVPHAYEGSVDIMLGLIDAGHDVTMLTNFAADTFAEARKRFDFLNRPRGVTVSGEIKVIKPDRAIYDIHAETFGLDPAASLFIDDTLANVQGAIDAGWQAVHFQNAKTLKADLERFGLST; this is encoded by the coding sequence ATGACCAATGCCATCCGCCACATCGTGTTCGACATCGGCAAGGTGCTGATCCATTATGATCCCGACCTGCCCTACAAGCGCCTGATCCCCGATGAGGCGGAGCGGCAGCGCTTCTTTGCCGAAATCTGCACGCATGAATGGAACCTCGAGCAGGATCGCGGCCGCACGTGGGAGGAAGCCGAGACGCTTCTGATCGCCACGCACCCGGACCACGCCGAACACATCCGCGCCTTTCGGCAGCACTGGCACGAGATGGTGCCGCACGCCTATGAGGGTAGCGTCGACATCATGCTGGGCCTGATCGATGCCGGGCATGACGTGACGATGCTGACGAATTTTGCCGCCGATACCTTCGCTGAGGCCAGAAAGCGCTTCGATTTCCTCAACAGGCCGCGCGGGGTCACGGTTTCGGGCGAGATCAAAGTCATCAAACCGGATCGGGCGATCTACGACATCCACGCCGAGACTTTCGGCCTCGATCCGGCGGCATCGCTCTTCATCGACGACACGCTGGCCAATGTTCAAGGCGCGATCGACGCCGGCTGGCAGGCCGTGCACTTCCAGAACGCCAAAACGCTCAAGGCGGACCTTGAGCGTTTCGGCCTCTCGACGTGA
- a CDS encoding site-specific DNA-methyltransferase yields the protein MASVTASAARARATSAKPSSTTGFPINTILKGDCVAALEKLPSQSVDLIFADPPYNLQLGGDLHRPDQSKVDAVDDHWDQFASFEAYDAFTRAWLLACRRVLKPTGSIWVIGSYHNIFRVGATLQDLNFWILNDVVWRKTNPMPNFRGRRFQNAHETLIWASRDPEAKSYTFNYDAMKAANDDVQMRSDWLFPICSGGERIKDEDGRKAHPTQKPEALLARIMMASSRPGDLVLDPFFGSGTTGAVAKRLGRNYVGIEREQSYIDVAERRIAAVEPLGKAELTIVSSKRAEPRVAFSALVESGLILPGTVLTDQRGKFSAIVRADGTVTSGGEAGSIHRIGAKVQGFEACNGWTFWHVRREGRLDPIDALRRIVRDQMAIAG from the coding sequence ATGGCCTCCGTGACTGCCTCCGCCGCCCGCGCCAGGGCGACAAGTGCCAAGCCGTCGAGCACGACGGGTTTTCCGATCAACACGATTCTGAAAGGCGACTGTGTCGCTGCGCTCGAGAAGCTGCCGTCGCAGTCCGTCGATCTGATCTTCGCCGATCCGCCCTACAACCTGCAGCTTGGCGGTGACTTGCATCGCCCGGACCAGTCGAAGGTCGACGCGGTGGATGATCACTGGGACCAGTTCGCGTCCTTCGAGGCCTATGATGCATTTACCCGCGCCTGGTTGCTCGCCTGCCGCCGGGTGCTGAAGCCGACCGGCTCGATCTGGGTCATCGGCTCCTATCACAACATCTTCCGTGTCGGCGCGACGCTGCAGGACTTGAATTTCTGGATTCTGAACGACGTCGTCTGGCGCAAGACCAATCCAATGCCGAATTTCCGCGGGCGCCGTTTCCAGAATGCCCACGAGACTCTGATCTGGGCGAGCCGCGATCCAGAAGCGAAGAGCTACACGTTCAACTACGATGCGATGAAGGCGGCCAATGACGATGTGCAGATGCGCTCGGACTGGCTGTTTCCCATCTGCTCGGGCGGCGAGCGGATCAAGGATGAGGACGGTCGCAAGGCACACCCGACCCAGAAGCCGGAAGCACTGCTCGCCCGCATCATGATGGCGTCATCCCGCCCGGGAGATCTCGTGCTTGATCCCTTCTTCGGGTCTGGGACGACCGGTGCCGTCGCCAAGCGGCTGGGTCGCAATTATGTCGGAATCGAACGCGAACAGTCCTATATCGACGTTGCCGAGCGGCGCATTGCAGCCGTCGAACCGCTCGGAAAAGCCGAATTGACGATCGTTTCCAGCAAGCGCGCCGAGCCGCGCGTGGCGTTCAGCGCACTGGTGGAATCCGGATTGATCCTGCCGGGCACGGTGCTGACGGACCAGCGCGGCAAGTTCAGCGCCATCGTGCGCGCCGACGGAACAGTGACGAGCGGCGGCGAAGCGGGCTCGATCCACCGGATCGGCGCGAAGGTCCAGGGTTTCGAGGCCTGCAATGGCTGGACCTTCTGGCACGTGCGCCGTGAAGGACGCCTCGACCCGATCGATGCGCTGCGCCGCATCGTGCGCGATCAGATGGCGATCGCCGGCTGA
- a CDS encoding DsbA family protein has protein sequence MTNRIATPTAKRQTIARLAAVSLMALAVAACADEANSQTATNEAPIELAQADTGSAAAVEAPASQGSVDMEAVLEEGPLPEMFLGEADAPVTIVEYMSLTCPHCASFHNETFDALKTKYIDGGQVRFIVRDFPFDPRAAAGAMLARCAPEGQYFPMVDMLFEQQSSWAAAQDARGALLQISRMAGFTQESFEACLTNQELLDDVNAVRQKAAEEFQVQSTPTFIINGERYAGNMSIEQMSAIIDANL, from the coding sequence ATGACGAACCGCATCGCGACGCCAACCGCCAAGCGCCAGACAATCGCGCGCCTCGCCGCCGTGAGCCTGATGGCGCTCGCCGTCGCGGCCTGCGCCGATGAAGCCAACTCGCAGACGGCGACGAACGAAGCGCCGATCGAGCTCGCACAGGCCGACACCGGTTCGGCCGCTGCCGTCGAAGCGCCTGCATCGCAGGGCAGCGTCGATATGGAAGCCGTGCTCGAGGAAGGCCCGCTGCCCGAGATGTTTCTGGGCGAGGCCGATGCGCCGGTAACCATCGTCGAATACATGTCTTTGACCTGCCCGCACTGCGCGTCGTTCCATAACGAGACCTTCGATGCGCTGAAGACGAAGTATATCGACGGCGGCCAAGTGCGCTTCATCGTGCGCGACTTCCCCTTCGATCCGCGCGCTGCCGCCGGTGCGATGCTTGCTCGCTGCGCGCCAGAGGGACAGTATTTCCCGATGGTCGACATGCTTTTCGAACAACAGTCGAGCTGGGCTGCTGCACAGGATGCGCGCGGCGCCCTGCTTCAGATTTCGCGGATGGCCGGTTTTACACAAGAGTCCTTCGAGGCTTGCTTGACGAACCAGGAACTTCTGGATGATGTGAATGCCGTCAGGCAGAAAGCCGCAGAGGAATTCCAAGTTCAGTCTACGCCGACCTTCATCATCAACGGCGAGCGCTATGCCGGGAACATGTCGATTGAGCAGATGTCCGCAATCATCGACGCCAATCTCTGA
- the smc gene encoding chromosome segregation protein SMC, whose product MKFTKLRLIGFKSFVEPSEFIIERGLTGVVGPNGCGKSNLVEAIRWVMGENSYKNMRASGMDDVIFSGSGNRPARNTAEVGLHLDNSDRTAPAGFNDHDEIQVTRRIEREAGSVYRINGKEARAKDVQLLFADASTGARSPSMVGQGRIGELIQAKPQARRQLLEEAAGISGLHSRRHEAELRLRAAETNLERLDDVTGELRSQIDSLKRQARQANRFKQLSADIRAAEATLLHIRWIGDKKAEGEAQSILAQATSTVAERAQAQMEAVKAQAIGAHRIPELRDAAGKAGAALQRLEIARTQLDAEVDRITRRREELQQRLAQLVRDIAREEALITDNKGAIAKLDAEQAELKSLLAASVDLETQARAAVERTATALTEAESVVAAITAERAEAAAARNQQERSLRDLTDRETRTAGQLRSIEKERDEINGKIAGLPDPEAKRQALEAVLAEAETLRLQLVDAETVLEQAREREPQMRGPLDKARAALNAVETEARTIRKMLAGGAGSGAFPAAVESMRVDRGFEKALGAALGDDLDQPLDERAPAHWRFTGEGEADGDLPEGVRSLANHVDAPQALARRLRQVGLVEASDGPRIQALLKPGQRIVTRNGALWRWDGFVAGADAPTAAALRLEQKNRLAELDAEAVAASEEVKKAEAAFDAAKTAVQLATEAMKLLRGKRDEMARQVDRARDASQDAERAAGQFASRKAVLDETHAQTSATLAELSEALAAARAQLAEAPDLSALDQRLSAATLVLAQGRTAAAEARSRHDAGLREKEARGRRIEAIDGDRKAWMERAAGAEAHIAELKKRQEEASAEAATLDASPDDLEEKRVALLGQLKEAERLRREARDRLNEADARQKKLDQAANDALSALASSREERGRAEERLHAARERREEIEARIRDALGCHPHEAIRHTGLGHDQPLPDALVTDRRLEQLKVDRERLGAVNLRAEAESQELSERLDQIVGEREDVIEAIRKLRGAIQSLNREGRERLLAAFEVVDQQFRRLFTHLFGGGTAELQLVESDDPLEAGLEILARPPGKKPQTMTLLSGGEQALTAMALIFAVFLTNPAPICVLDEVDAPLDDHNVERFCNLMDEMAASTETRFILITHNPITMARMNRLFGVTMAEQGVSQLVSVDLETAEQIREAS is encoded by the coding sequence ATGAAGTTCACCAAGCTTCGCCTGATCGGCTTCAAATCCTTCGTGGAGCCTTCCGAATTCATCATCGAGCGCGGGTTGACGGGTGTCGTCGGCCCGAATGGCTGCGGAAAGTCCAATCTGGTGGAAGCGATCCGCTGGGTGATGGGCGAAAACTCCTACAAGAATATGCGCGCGTCCGGCATGGACGACGTGATCTTCTCGGGATCCGGCAATCGCCCGGCACGCAACACGGCTGAAGTTGGCCTCCACCTCGACAATTCGGACCGCACGGCACCGGCCGGTTTCAACGATCACGACGAAATTCAGGTCACGCGGCGCATCGAGCGGGAGGCGGGGTCCGTCTACCGGATCAACGGCAAGGAAGCGCGCGCCAAGGACGTGCAACTGCTTTTCGCCGACGCCTCGACCGGGGCGCGCTCGCCTTCCATGGTGGGGCAGGGCCGCATCGGCGAGTTGATCCAGGCCAAACCGCAGGCCCGCCGCCAGCTTCTGGAAGAGGCAGCCGGCATTTCCGGCCTGCATTCGCGCCGCCACGAGGCTGAGCTGCGCCTGCGAGCCGCCGAGACGAACCTCGAACGTCTGGACGACGTGACCGGTGAATTGCGCAGCCAGATTGACAGCCTGAAACGACAGGCGCGGCAGGCAAACCGGTTCAAGCAACTGTCCGCCGACATCCGCGCCGCCGAGGCGACGCTGCTGCATATCCGCTGGATAGGCGACAAGAAGGCCGAGGGCGAAGCCCAGTCCATTCTTGCGCAGGCGACGAGCACGGTGGCCGAGCGGGCGCAGGCGCAGATGGAAGCCGTGAAGGCGCAGGCGATCGGCGCGCACCGGATCCCAGAACTGCGCGACGCGGCTGGAAAGGCAGGCGCTGCGCTGCAGCGGCTCGAAATTGCAAGGACGCAGCTCGACGCCGAAGTCGATCGCATCACGCGGCGTCGCGAAGAGCTGCAGCAGCGGTTGGCACAACTCGTTCGCGACATCGCCCGTGAAGAAGCGCTCATCACCGACAACAAGGGTGCAATCGCAAAGCTCGATGCCGAGCAGGCCGAACTGAAATCGTTGCTGGCCGCATCCGTCGATCTCGAAACACAGGCGAGAGCTGCGGTCGAACGGACTGCGACCGCTTTGACTGAAGCTGAATCGGTCGTCGCCGCGATCACGGCCGAGCGGGCGGAAGCTGCGGCGGCGCGCAACCAGCAGGAGCGCAGTCTGCGCGACCTGACCGATCGGGAAACCCGTACGGCCGGGCAACTGCGTTCCATCGAGAAGGAACGCGACGAGATCAACGGGAAGATCGCAGGCTTGCCCGATCCGGAAGCGAAACGGCAGGCGCTGGAGGCTGTGCTGGCAGAGGCGGAGACCCTGCGGCTGCAACTGGTCGACGCGGAAACCGTACTGGAGCAGGCGCGCGAGCGCGAGCCACAGATGCGCGGCCCTCTCGACAAGGCCCGCGCGGCGCTGAATGCCGTTGAGACCGAGGCGCGCACGATCCGCAAGATGCTGGCAGGCGGAGCGGGTAGTGGCGCCTTCCCAGCCGCCGTGGAAAGCATGCGGGTGGACCGGGGCTTCGAGAAAGCCCTTGGAGCGGCGCTTGGTGACGATCTCGACCAGCCGCTCGACGAGCGCGCGCCCGCCCATTGGCGTTTCACGGGCGAGGGGGAGGCTGACGGAGATCTGCCGGAAGGCGTTCGGTCACTCGCAAACCATGTCGATGCACCTCAGGCGCTGGCGCGACGGCTGCGGCAGGTGGGGCTCGTCGAAGCCTCGGACGGGCCGCGTATTCAGGCACTGTTGAAGCCCGGGCAGCGGATCGTGACCCGCAACGGCGCTCTGTGGCGGTGGGATGGTTTTGTGGCCGGCGCGGACGCGCCGACGGCCGCGGCACTCAGGCTCGAGCAAAAAAATCGGCTGGCCGAGCTTGATGCCGAGGCGGTTGCCGCCTCCGAGGAGGTCAAGAAGGCGGAGGCTGCGTTCGATGCCGCCAAGACTGCTGTCCAGCTGGCCACGGAAGCGATGAAACTCCTGCGCGGCAAGCGCGACGAGATGGCACGGCAGGTCGATCGTGCCCGCGACGCATCGCAGGACGCCGAGCGTGCCGCCGGCCAGTTCGCGAGCCGCAAGGCGGTGCTCGATGAAACCCATGCGCAGACATCCGCCACGCTCGCCGAACTGAGCGAAGCGCTGGCGGCAGCCAGGGCGCAGCTTGCCGAGGCGCCGGATCTGTCGGCCCTCGATCAACGCTTGTCCGCCGCAACGCTCGTGCTGGCACAAGGCCGTACGGCCGCGGCCGAGGCGCGGTCGCGGCACGATGCGGGGTTGCGGGAAAAAGAAGCCCGCGGACGCCGCATCGAGGCGATCGACGGCGACCGCAAGGCGTGGATGGAACGCGCGGCGGGCGCCGAAGCCCATATCGCGGAGCTCAAGAAGCGGCAGGAAGAAGCAAGCGCCGAGGCCGCGACGCTTGATGCATCACCCGACGATCTGGAAGAAAAGCGGGTGGCACTTCTTGGGCAATTAAAGGAAGCCGAGAGGCTGCGGCGCGAGGCGCGCGACCGGTTGAACGAGGCCGACGCAAGGCAGAAGAAGCTCGATCAGGCTGCCAATGATGCGCTTTCCGCGCTGGCTTCCTCGCGCGAGGAGCGCGGGCGAGCGGAAGAGCGCCTGCACGCCGCGCGGGAACGACGCGAGGAGATCGAGGCGCGCATCCGCGATGCGCTCGGCTGCCATCCGCACGAGGCCATCCGGCATACCGGGCTTGGTCATGACCAGCCATTGCCCGACGCGCTGGTGACCGACCGAAGGCTGGAGCAGCTGAAGGTGGATCGCGAAAGGCTCGGCGCCGTCAATCTTCGGGCGGAGGCGGAAAGCCAGGAACTTTCTGAGCGGCTGGATCAGATCGTCGGCGAGCGAGAGGACGTGATCGAGGCGATCCGCAAGCTGCGGGGCGCCATCCAGAGCCTCAACCGCGAAGGCCGCGAGCGTTTGCTGGCCGCATTCGAGGTGGTGGACCAGCAGTTTCGCCGCTTGTTCACCCATCTCTTCGGCGGTGGGACGGCGGAGCTCCAGCTCGTCGAATCTGACGATCCGCTGGAGGCTGGGCTCGAAATTCTCGCCCGGCCGCCCGGCAAGAAACCGCAGACCATGACCCTGCTGTCCGGCGGCGAGCAAGCGCTGACGGCAATGGCGCTGATCTTTGCGGTGTTCCTGACCAACCCGGCGCCGATCTGCGTGCTCGACGAGGTCGATGCACCGCTTGACGACCACAATGTGGAGCGCTTCTGCAATCTGATGGACGAGATGGCGGCATCGACCGAGACCCGCTTCATCCTCATCACCCACAATCCGATCACCATGGCGCGCATGAACAGGCTGTTCGGCGTAACCATGGCCGAGCAGGGCGTGTCCCAGCTCGTGTCCGTAGACCTCGAAACAGCCGAGCAAATCCGCGAAGCGAGCTGA
- a CDS encoding DUF721 domain-containing protein, which yields MRRKTLFQIAEIANGLVDPILAKRAGINTMLLGSWEDIAGPEFADCTKPEKIVWQRRASEGQADGGFEPGTLVVACEGARALFLSHQLGEFIDRINGFFGFPAVQRIKIVQKPVTPLNRPKRRAPPLPQDKAQHLSKMLGDIEDDRLKAALEKLGRAVMTQKKHG from the coding sequence ATGCGACGCAAAACGCTCTTCCAGATCGCCGAGATCGCCAATGGTCTCGTCGATCCGATCCTTGCCAAGCGGGCGGGCATCAACACGATGCTGCTCGGCTCCTGGGAAGATATTGCCGGGCCGGAATTTGCGGACTGCACGAAGCCAGAAAAGATCGTCTGGCAGCGCCGCGCAAGCGAAGGACAGGCGGATGGCGGCTTCGAGCCCGGCACGCTGGTTGTCGCCTGCGAAGGCGCACGCGCCTTGTTTCTCAGCCATCAACTGGGTGAGTTCATCGACAGGATCAACGGCTTCTTCGGCTTTCCGGCGGTGCAGCGCATCAAGATCGTCCAAAAGCCGGTAACACCGTTGAACCGGCCGAAGCGACGGGCCCCGCCGCTGCCGCAGGACAAGGCCCAGCATTTGTCGAAAATGCTGGGCGACATCGAAGACGATCGACTGAAGGCTGCTCTGGAAAAGCTTGGCAGGGCTGTGATGACCCAGAAGAAGCACGGCTGA
- the thrC gene encoding threonine synthase, with protein MDYVSTRGNAPALGFSDALLAGLAGDGGLYVPREWPQFSVADIKAMRGKTYQDIAFTVMHPLVGNDISSEDLRRMIDEAYATFRHEAIVPLVQTGADRFLMELFHGPTLAFKDVAMQLIARLMDHVLIERDQRATIVGATSGDTGAAAVEAFAGRDRTDMFILFPMGRVSPVQQRQMTTTTAANVRTLAIEGNFDDCQDLVKAMFADAPFRDRVRLSGINSINWARIMAQIVYYFSSAVSLGAPDRAVSFTVPTGNFGDIFAGYAAKRMGLPVERLVVATNENDILARAFQTGRYEMQSVVATTSPSMDIQISSNFERLLFETLGRDAERVRQAMARLKQSRAFDIEADALAEIRAGFGAGRASMDEVAAAIGSVFKTTGMVIDPHTATGMHVAARESVAQAPMVTLATAHPAKFPDAVKSACGIDPALPAWLSDLMDREERFDTLPGDLSAVEAYILANARAADGRAQKD; from the coding sequence GTGGACTATGTTTCGACGCGGGGCAACGCTCCGGCTCTTGGCTTCAGCGATGCACTGCTTGCCGGCCTTGCCGGCGATGGCGGCCTCTACGTACCGCGCGAATGGCCGCAATTCTCCGTAGCCGACATCAAGGCCATGCGTGGCAAGACCTATCAGGACATCGCCTTCACCGTGATGCATCCGTTGGTCGGCAATGACATTTCATCCGAAGACCTGCGTCGGATGATCGACGAGGCCTATGCGACGTTCCGCCACGAAGCGATCGTGCCGCTCGTTCAGACCGGTGCGGACCGGTTCTTGATGGAGCTTTTCCACGGCCCGACGCTGGCGTTCAAGGACGTGGCGATGCAGTTGATCGCGCGCCTCATGGATCATGTGTTGATCGAGCGCGACCAGCGCGCCACGATCGTCGGCGCAACGTCGGGCGATACAGGTGCGGCGGCTGTCGAGGCCTTTGCCGGCCGCGACCGCACCGACATGTTCATCCTGTTTCCTATGGGCCGCGTCTCACCGGTGCAGCAGCGCCAGATGACGACGACCACGGCGGCCAATGTCCGCACACTGGCAATCGAGGGCAATTTCGACGACTGCCAGGACCTCGTGAAAGCGATGTTCGCCGACGCGCCGTTCCGCGACCGGGTCAGGCTGTCGGGCATCAATTCGATTAACTGGGCACGGATCATGGCCCAGATCGTCTATTACTTTTCCTCGGCCGTATCGCTTGGCGCACCCGATCGTGCTGTCTCCTTCACGGTCCCGACCGGCAATTTCGGTGATATCTTCGCCGGTTACGCAGCCAAGCGCATGGGTCTTCCTGTCGAGAGGCTAGTGGTCGCAACCAACGAGAACGACATTCTCGCCCGCGCCTTCCAGACCGGCCGCTACGAGATGCAGTCGGTCGTCGCCACCACCTCGCCGTCCATGGACATCCAGATCTCGTCCAATTTCGAACGGCTTCTGTTCGAAACACTGGGCCGGGATGCGGAGCGGGTCCGGCAGGCAATGGCGCGGCTGAAACAGTCTCGCGCCTTCGACATCGAAGCTGATGCGCTCGCGGAAATTCGCGCGGGCTTCGGCGCCGGACGCGCCTCCATGGACGAGGTCGCGGCCGCGATCGGCTCCGTGTTCAAGACAACCGGCATGGTGATCGATCCGCACACTGCGACCGGCATGCATGTCGCAGCGCGCGAATCGGTGGCGCAGGCACCGATGGTCACGCTTGCCACCGCACACCCGGCCAAATTCCCAGACGCCGTAAAATCTGCGTGTGGTATTGACCCGGCCTTGCCGGCGTGGCTCTCTGATCTCATGGACAGGGAGGAGCGCTTCGATACGCTGCCGGGCGACCTTTCCGCGGTCGAGGCCTATATCCTCGCCAACGCCCGTGCCGCCGATGGCCGGGCGCAGAAAGACTGA